AAAACTTTTGGGATCTAACTTTGAATACTCTACAAATTTTTTGTCTTTAATATTTTTTTCTTCAAAGAAAAGTACCTTAACTAGTATTTCTTCAAGTTCACTAATACTTAGCAAACTTTCATTATTTAAATATTTAACCTTATCTTCTGCAAATAAACCCCCATTAAATATGGGAAACTTTATTGCATTACTTCCTTTATCAAGTAAATTGAAAATTGTTATTATTTTTTTATATCCTAATTTCTTTTTTGTATTTTCATCATAAAAAAAATACCTAAAAGATACAGAAGATCTGTATAGCTTATTTTCTTCTAATATTTTTTTAAAAATGTTATTATCTTCAATATATGCAATAAAAAATATTCTTAAAATAAAAATAATTGACTCTTCAAGTATGCTAGCTAAAATATGTTGAGTAATTTCTTTATCCGATACTTTAAATTCTTTGTCATATATATTTTTTGCAATTTTAAATACTAAAGAGTCATCGGGTCTTTCATAAAGTATCTCTCTTAAAGTTTTTTGAATTATCTCTTTTTCTTGAGCTATTTGTTCTTTTTCAACTTCTATTAAATTACTTGTCTTTAAGTACCTTTCTTTTCTTATAAGATAGCTAAATAAAATAAACCATTCTTGTTCTTTGTATTCTTCTTTTTCTTCAATTTTAGAAAAATCAAATTCAATATATCTTTTTTCTCCATAAAGTACTTTCGATTTATCATATAGCCTCCATACCTTTCCATTTGAAAGTATCCCATAATGTTTTTGATACTGATTTAAATATCTATATAGCTGGTCTTCTGCTTCTTTTACTTTATCTTTAGTATTAAAACTAAATGTTGGACGTTTAACTTCTGCTATAAGCAGAATATCTTCAGCTGAAATAGGCTCATTATTCTTTTTAGATTCTTCTAATTTATTGTTAAAATCTACCTTATATTTATCATTTTCAAAAAGCAATATATCTACCCTAGAACTTACTCCTTCTATTTGCCCACATTTTTGTTGTTCTACTGAATAATTTAATTCTTCAAATATAGATTTCAGCAAAGACTCTACATTTGCTTCTGTTGAATTATAATCTATTGAAGAAAGTTTATTTTTTACAAGAATAAAAAAGGCTTTTAGCTTATTAATATTTTCTTTTTTTATAAAATCTTTTGATAGTTCTTTATAGAGAGATATGTTTGGATCATTTGTTTTTAAAATGTCATTGATTTTCATTGCTTATGCCTACAAAATTTACGTTGTTTACAAATCTTTTACCACCACTCTTAATACTCATAATATGCTCTAAGACAGTTTTTAAATAAACTCCCAATATTTAGGTAAGTAGATAAAAATTGTTTTAATATTTGTTTAACTTTTTTTAATCTATCCCTAGAATAAAATTATATCAAACTTATTTATAGTTTTTTCTCCATATGTATCAGCACAATCAATTTTATGAAAGTCCAATTGGTTAGATTGTATCAAACTAATTTAAATTCGATCCGGCAACCTTCCATAGAACAAGGTACTGTATTAAGCTTGATGAATATAATTAGAGTCATTAATTTATTTTTTATGAGATGCCTTATAATACCAAAATCATCTAAAAAATACTTTTTTTCTTTTAATATAAATTTTTCTTATGTCCCCCAATTTCCCCTAATTTATGGAGCATAGGCAAAAAAGCTTACATCCTTTTATTTTTGAAGTCATAATTATCTAATCTTTTATTACTTTCTTCTTTAGAAGCATTTTATTCAAAGAATATTCAAGCAATAAAGATGTGAAAAATTTTTGAAAGACCTTATCAGTACAAAAACAGAACGACCAATAAACATTTTTTTGTTCATAATTATCCCCTCCTAAAATTAGGAAATAAATCAAAATTCTTCGTTTACAATTTTCTAGTAAAAAATAAAAGCAAGAAAACTAATAATCCTAAATATTTACTAAAAAATGAAACTAAAGAATGCTAAAGAAAGCTGTCAAGAAATAAAAAAGATATATTAATAGGATTATCTAGATTAAACTTTGCTGTCATATAAGAAAATTTCAAATCAAAGAAAAGACTTTTTATTTATATAAATTATATTATTACTTTATAGCTAATTATTATAAAAATATAGTAATAAAAAGCTTATTAATTTAAGACATTCAAAAAGGATTAAAGCCAAATATATTAATACTAAAATTCAAGATTTGGGATTTAAAATGAAAAAAACCCTTTTCGGGGCATCTTTTCGACATTAAACTAGGCAAAATAAACTTAAGCCTATTAGACATAATAGATTAGCATTAATTAAACACTAAAGTCAATAAAATTTGCAAATTTATTTATTCCTTTTCTTTTTAAGATTATCATATTTAATTACAATCTCTGATAAAATATCTTTTTTATTTTTAAAAATCTCCTCTAAAATAAAATAGACTCTTTTAGTATCTTTTTTGCAAAAATCATATAATTCATTATCTTTTATTAAAATTCTAATTGGAATATTTTCTTTATTGCTTTTATTTATGTCTTCTTGATTTATTACTGACAACTCTTGATTTTGTATAGCATGATATATACCATTAAAACCCACTTCCTTAATTTTATCAATAGAAATAACACCTTCTAGAACCTTTTCATAAACTTTTAAATATGTATAAGCCTGAGTTTTTGCAATTATAAAAGATTTTATAAATTGTTCGAAGCTTTTAAACCCATCGTATTTATAAAGTTCCTTTTGCTTAATTTCATATAGAATTTTCATTCTTTGAATCTTATTGTCAATATCATCTTTTAAATTAAGCTTTAATTGATCTTTTAAATCATTATAAATTATTAAATTTTCATCTCTATTATTATTTAAATTTTGGCTTTTATCAATAAAATCTTCAAATCTATCATTCAAAATCATCTCTTTTTTATTTTGTTTTTTCCCCATTTTGTCCTCCTATATTTGTTTTTTGTTTTAAAATATACATTTACATGTATTTAACCATCAATTTACACCTAAAAAATAAATTTATATTAATAATATCAGACAAAAAAGATACATACTAAACCCGATGTCATTAATCTGTGAATAAATATTCACGCAAATTCTACTTTGTGTGTCAATATTTATTATTTTATGATAAAAAATAATTACTAATAATAAATAAAATCGTTCACCTCTGAACGAAACAAGAAGTTATTTCTATAATCTTTGATTAAAAAGTTGCATTACAGCTGTTGTATAAAGTTACAATACTTTTTTTGGGAAAAATCTCCCCTTAACTTAAATATTTTTAAAATGGTTTTTAGTTTTAATCCCAAGAGAGATTGAAATTTATTATTTTATATATTACAATTTTTAATTGTAAAATTAATAATTAAATACACATTAAACTAGGAGATAAAAAATGAAAGCTATTAAATCTAATTATAAATATCAAATTAATGCTAATAAGCTACTTTCAAAAGACTGCAAACTTAAAAAAATAATTTCGGTTATTATTTACTTAAATAAAGAGTTTGAAAAAAAATATAATGTATCAATACATAAAATTCATTTTGATTCTGAAAAATTAAAAAGACTTCGAGTCCATCACCAAGGAGATATACTCCGAGTACTAAATTCAAACATAGATAAAGAAAATAAAAAAGAAACTACAATTAATACTCTAAGAATAGATTTAAGATTTTTAGTTAAGCTAAAAGCATTGGAAAAAAGAATACTAACATTTTCAAATAACTTTGGAGAATTCAAAGGCAAACTCTGCATATATAAAGTGTCTCCTATTGCATATAAATTGATTGATACATATTTCAGTAGCACTAAAGCAGACTTAATTAAGAAAGTAAAGAAAGAAAAAGATACTTTGAAGGTAGAACAAGGGGTTTTGAGGCCTCAAAATATCATTGAAAATATCACTGTATATAATAAAAAACATATAAATATATATAATAAGAATTCTATACAAAACTCTTTCTTTAAAAAAATTAAATCAGCAATCTCAAGAACCAAAAACCCAATCAAAACATTAAAAAATACCTTATTAAACTACAAAGATTTCAAAAATCACCTCAAACATGATTATGAAGTGAAAGATATTAAAGAATTTTTTTTACTTAAACTAAATATTTACAAGAATAAAATACACTTTATGAGAAAAACTGCACCTTATAAAACCGATTTCTACAATATTGCAAGAGAATTCAAAGACAACTATACTACTAAATGGAAAACTAATAAAATAACTAGATTTTCAGGACATGCAGGCACAATAGCAAATGACATTTTAGCCAATATCCTAAAAAAGGAAATTAAATTTGAGTAGTTTACTTGAAAAGCTCAGAAATAAAAAAAACAATATAAAAAAAAGAATTATTTTCAATAAAATTGAAGAAATAAATAGTAAAAAAATATATTATACAAAAATATTTAAACATTTAATTGGATTTAAAATCACAAACAAAGGAGAAAGATTAAGGCTTACCTTTCAAAAATTCAACAACAACAAGGATTTTATCTTTTTTAATCTATTTCCTTTAAAAGAAAATGATAAATTTTTAGAGATAAGATATAGACATGATAAACTAGATAAACCTTTTTTTCTTAAAAAAGAAAATAATAAAACTTACGCAATAAAAAAACTCTACTATATAGAATTTGCGTTTAAAAGCGGATCTATTAAAGCATATGTACAATCATTAAGAACACTTCTAAGAAAAAACAAAGAAAATACAGAATATTATCAATTCAATTTATCACACTTAAAAAAAATGGAGAAAAAAGTGTATGAATTTTATAATAAAAAAATAAAGGATGAGGGAGTTATAAAAAAATGGATCAAAAAAAACCAATTATAATTACATTGGCAAGTTTAAAAGGAGGTGTGGGAAAAAGCTCACTTTCCATAATTTTTTCTTATGTCTTAAAAGAACTAGGGAAAAAAGTACTACTAATCGATTTAGATCCACAAAATTCCTTAACTTCCTATTTTAATAAATACATTTCCAATATTAAGAAACATAATGTTTATGAATTTTTAAAAGGAAATACTTACTTTGATAAATGTGAAAATAAAATTAATAAATTCATTTCTATAATTCCTTCCCATCCCATATTGGAAAAATTTAACACAGATGATATAGATTACAAAGAAATCATCTTAGAATTCAGACTAAATAAAAGTACTAAAAGTTTTAACTTTGACTATATTATAATAGACACTTCCCCTAGTAGGAATTTTCTACTAAAGAATGCTTTAAATGTTACAGACCATATTATAATTCCAGTTCAAGCAGAAAGGTGGTCAATAGAAAGTTTTTCTATTTTAACAGAAACTATCAAAAATATTCAAAACATTAAAAATAAAAAATATACTATTTCTATTATAGAAAACCAATTTATCAAAAATAGGAACACTTTAAAAGAAGTGGAGGATGTATTACATAAAAAATATGGTAAATATATAAAAGGAAAAATCCACTTTTCAAATAGTATAAAAGTTTTTATAAATGATCTTCTAGAACCTTCTCTAAAAGAAATTTATTATATGGAAGCTGAAAATGCTTTAAAGGACATACTATGAACCCCTGTTTATAAATCTCTTTTTGGAGAAAGCAGCTAATTTAGTATTTTAGTAATTAAATTTAGTATGCTACCTATAAATTTAAAATTTATAGGTAGGTTTAAAAAAATTTACATAAAATTAGATAAATTTTTTTAAAAAAAAACAATAAAAATTGAAATATTAAAATAAAACAGACAATAAAGAAATAAAATCTGGAATTAAAGTCATCAAAAACTAAGACAATATTTTTTAAATTTATTTTTTTCTAAATTTCAAGATAAAAACATATAGATTATTAATCAAGTGAAAATCTTATTCATTTTTATTTTTAAATCTTATTTCTATAATTTAATTAATCCTTATCTTCTATTAATAAATAAAATCTAAAATGATTTTATAACAAAAAAAGTTCTTAATATAAAATCTGTATACCTTCGCTAATTATACTTTAAATAAAATAAAGAAGCCCTTAATTTTAATTGTTAGATTTTTCCCCTATTATTTATTCTTTTAGCTCTTCGTCTTATTTATCCCAGAAGTTTTCTCTATTTCTATCCCTTTCTCTTTTCATGCGTCTAATTCTGCTCCTATATTGTGTCATCACAGGGCCATCTACAAATTCTGTATTTCCTCCCCCAGACACAGGTTTTCCCAATAGTAGTTTTTTATTACTTTTTAGCAAGTGTTTTTTAAGTTTGGACAATCGGAATTGTATATATCTTGTTATCCTTTAAATCCTAATAAAATATGATTTTTATGTTTTTATATAGAATTTATTTTTTATTGCTATTGTCAGTATTTATAACCTTTAGTGCTGCTTTAACGCTGTGAAGCGTTGTTTTTTTAAATCATACATTTTTTTTAGATGTTACTTTAAAAGTTCTTGATTACTAATGAAATCTTAATTCTAATTCTAGAATTTTATTCTTTTATACGATTTTTCTATTGGTAGGATTTAGAATCTATTTGGTTCATACATATTGAGTGGCTTATTATAAGCCACATAGCTTATTATTTTAGAATGTCTTTTAATTAATGTGCAACAAATATGGCAAATAAATTAATTTTTAATAATTAAATATAGACAATAATTATATGTTATTTATAGAGTATTATTCTTAATAGGTTTAATCATAATAAAAGGCATATTTATTATGATT
This genomic stretch from Borrelia maritima harbors:
- a CDS encoding DUF226 domain-containing protein, with amino-acid sequence MSSLLEKLRNKKNNIKKRIIFNKIEEINSKKIYYTKIFKHLIGFKITNKGERLRLTFQKFNNNKDFIFFNLFPLKENDKFLEIRYRHDKLDKPFFLKKENNKTYAIKKLYYIEFAFKSGSIKAYVQSLRTLLRKNKENTEYYQFNLSHLKKMEKKVYEFYNKKIKDEGVIKKWIKKNQL
- a CDS encoding chromosome replication/partitioning protein, with the translated sequence MGKKQNKKEMILNDRFEDFIDKSQNLNNNRDENLIIYNDLKDQLKLNLKDDIDNKIQRMKILYEIKQKELYKYDGFKSFEQFIKSFIIAKTQAYTYLKVYEKVLEGVISIDKIKEVGFNGIYHAIQNQELSVINQEDINKSNKENIPIRILIKDNELYDFCKKDTKRVYFILEEIFKNKKDILSEIVIKYDNLKKKRNK
- a CDS encoding ParA family protein gives rise to the protein MDQKKPIIITLASLKGGVGKSSLSIIFSYVLKELGKKVLLIDLDPQNSLTSYFNKYISNIKKHNVYEFLKGNTYFDKCENKINKFISIIPSHPILEKFNTDDIDYKEIILEFRLNKSTKSFNFDYIIIDTSPSRNFLLKNALNVTDHIIIPVQAERWSIESFSILTETIKNIQNIKNKKYTISIIENQFIKNRNTLKEVEDVLHKKYGKYIKGKIHFSNSIKVFINDLLEPSLKEIYYMEAENALKDIL
- a CDS encoding plasmid maintenance protein yields the protein MKAIKSNYKYQINANKLLSKDCKLKKIISVIIYLNKEFEKKYNVSIHKIHFDSEKLKRLRVHHQGDILRVLNSNIDKENKKETTINTLRIDLRFLVKLKALEKRILTFSNNFGEFKGKLCIYKVSPIAYKLIDTYFSSTKADLIKKVKKEKDTLKVEQGVLRPQNIIENITVYNKKHINIYNKNSIQNSFFKKIKSAISRTKNPIKTLKNTLLNYKDFKNHLKHDYEVKDIKEFFLLKLNIYKNKIHFMRKTAPYKTDFYNIAREFKDNYTTKWKTNKITRFSGHAGTIANDILANILKKEIKFE